From the genome of Muricauda sp. SCSIO 64092, one region includes:
- a CDS encoding SPOR domain-containing protein — protein MKAPVFTLFFMCIAVYIHAQEGVVTIEQDPRIEQLVRVYNKVNSNKGFYQIQVGFGSYEKAQNLKSQVDIDFPGWYSKIEFQEPTYRVRLGKFQDPLEAERRFIEVRKKYPSAMLLKPESDSK, from the coding sequence ATGAAAGCACCTGTATTTACTTTATTTTTCATGTGTATTGCCGTATACATCCACGCACAGGAAGGAGTGGTCACTATTGAACAAGATCCGAGGATTGAGCAATTGGTCAGAGTATACAATAAGGTAAATTCCAATAAGGGATTCTATCAGATACAGGTTGGTTTTGGGAGCTATGAAAAAGCACAGAACCTTAAATCCCAGGTGGACATAGATTTCCCGGGGTGGTATTCAAAAATCGAGTTTCAAGAACCTACTTACCGTGTGCGTTTGGGCAAGTTTCAAGACCCATTGGAAGCTGAAAGACGATTTATCGAAGTCCGAAAAAAGTATCCAAGCGCCATGCTCTTAAAACCGGAAAGCGATTCCAAATAA